A genomic region of Gloeocapsopsis dulcis contains the following coding sequences:
- a CDS encoding helix-turn-helix transcriptional regulator yields the protein MKDYQRQQALADFLRSRRARLSPEEVGLPSGGRRRTPGLRREEVAQLADVGTAWYTWLEQGRDINVSEAVLDRIADALRLTMDERLHLLMLAQRQFPTPPPLAAEAISPILQHLLDNQEASPAYITGRYCNILAWNQIAAAVFSDFSALSVEERNMLWLVFTKAEYRQLFVDWERFAQDLLAMFRYFSVRYVDDSWYKQYITALIRVSPEFEQWWQRHDVRTTFEQKRELAHPVVGRLVLNVTTLHVNGDPDLKLCVYTALPGSNTSNKLHQLFESRCRGVSSNGHVAKS from the coding sequence ATGAAAGATTACCAGCGGCAACAGGCACTAGCTGACTTTCTCAGGAGTCGCCGAGCACGCTTGTCACCTGAAGAAGTGGGACTACCATCGGGGGGTCGCCGCCGCACGCCTGGGCTGCGGCGCGAGGAGGTGGCACAGCTGGCGGACGTTGGCACGGCATGGTACACGTGGCTGGAACAGGGGCGCGACATCAATGTATCCGAGGCAGTGCTCGATCGTATCGCCGATGCCCTGCGGCTCACGATGGATGAGCGGCTCCACCTATTGATGCTGGCACAACGGCAGTTTCCGACGCCCCCACCACTGGCAGCGGAGGCGATCAGTCCGATCCTCCAGCACCTCCTTGATAATCAGGAGGCGAGCCCCGCCTACATTACCGGACGGTACTGCAACATCCTAGCCTGGAACCAGATCGCTGCTGCAGTGTTCAGTGATTTCAGTGCGCTCTCGGTAGAAGAGCGCAACATGCTCTGGTTGGTATTCACCAAAGCCGAGTACCGCCAACTATTTGTGGATTGGGAGCGCTTCGCCCAAGATCTGCTGGCGATGTTTCGGTACTTTTCCGTACGGTATGTTGATGACTCCTGGTACAAGCAGTATATCACTGCTCTAATACGCGTCAGTCCGGAGTTCGAGCAGTGGTGGCAGCGACACGATGTGCGCACTACATTTGAGCAGAAGCGAGAGCTTGCGCACCCAGTTGTTGGGCGATTAGTTTTGAACGTGACCACATTACATGTCAATGGTGATCCGGATCTGAAACTCTGTGTGTATACAGCACTGCCGGGATCAAATACTAGTAACAAACTTCACCAGCTCTTCGAGTCAAGATGTAGGGGTGTGAGTAGCAATGGTCATGTTGCAAAAAGTTAG
- a CDS encoding IS701 family transposase: MDRIAIDPSQSFLTGNALETVCQWSNTLKSFQQRLSPYFARAEARQAAFNYIQALLSPVERKNGWQIAEQVGNENPYRVQHLLGRAQWDAEKLCQEVRQYGVEGLSEPGNIVAVDETGFLKQGNQSVGVQVQYYGTTGHLENCQVGVFLSYITGKGHTLIDRRLYLPKSWADDSDKRCKAGVPKTTKFATKAQLAQQMLQSAWDAGIRSAWVVADEVYGNDGGFWWWLEKTGQQPYVLTVNKKTVRGNWLALLPS, translated from the coding sequence ATGGATAGGATCGCAATTGACCCTTCCCAATCATTTCTAACAGGGAATGCATTAGAAACAGTTTGCCAATGGAGCAATACGCTGAAATCGTTTCAGCAGCGCTTGAGTCCTTACTTTGCTCGAGCTGAAGCCCGCCAAGCTGCTTTCAACTACATTCAAGCCCTGCTCAGTCCTGTCGAGCGGAAAAATGGTTGGCAAATTGCTGAGCAGGTAGGCAATGAGAATCCCTACCGAGTTCAACATTTGTTAGGACGTGCCCAGTGGGATGCGGAGAAACTCTGTCAGGAAGTTCGGCAGTATGGTGTCGAAGGTTTGAGCGAACCAGGCAACATTGTTGCAGTTGATGAAACTGGATTTCTCAAACAAGGAAACCAGTCAGTTGGTGTACAGGTTCAGTATTACGGCACAACTGGGCACTTGGAAAATTGCCAGGTTGGCGTATTTTTGTCTTACATCACGGGCAAGGGTCATACCCTGATTGACCGTCGCTTATACTTGCCGAAATCCTGGGCAGATGATTCAGACAAGCGGTGCAAAGCAGGAGTACCGAAAACGACGAAGTTTGCCACTAAAGCGCAGTTAGCTCAACAGATGTTGCAATCGGCATGGGATGCTGGAATTCGCTCTGCTTGGGTTGTGGCGGATGAAGTTTACGGCAACGATGGTGGCTTCTGGTGGTGGTTAGAGAAGACAGGGCAACAACCCTACGTGCTAACCGTTAACAAAAAAACAGTCCGTGGTAATTGGTTGGCACTCCTACCGAGCTGA
- a CDS encoding IS630 family transposase (programmed frameshift) translates to MVKKYIVDLSVEERAELEQFSTTGRHAADQITRARILLKADSNQRGGSWHDKDIAAALDVGVTTVERVRRRFVEFGLKASLVRQPGGGRKQRCLNGEQEAHLVALVCSDAPNGRARWTMRLLADQMVQLGYVESVSHETVRQALKKTKLQPWRQECWVIPPEQNAEFVCQMESVLQVYQQCYHPDFPVVCLDEASKQLVKETVEPVAVKQRQPMRQDYKYERNGTANLFILCEPIVGWRHLKVTKRRTAVDYAYLLRDLVDIHYPDALLITVVQDNLNTHSPSSLYKAFEPAEARRILNRLEFCHTPKHGSWLNMAEIELSILARQCLNRRIPEFAVLQTEVAAWQEQRNHEQTWINWRFNTADARVKLHRLYPSIKA, encoded by the exons ATGGTAAAGAAATACATCGTTGACCTGAGTGTTGAAGAACGTGCTGAACTTGAGCAGTTCAGCACCACAGGACGACATGCTGCTGACCAGATCACCCGCGCTCGTATCCTACTCAAAGCAGATAGCAATCAGCGAGGGGGTAGTTGGCATGACAAGGACATAGCAGCAGCATTGGATGTAGGAGTGACAACGGTAGAGCGGGTGCGCCGTCGCTTTGTTGAGTTCGGTCTAAAAGCTTCCTTGGTGCGGCAACCAGGTGGAGGCCGCAAGCAACGCTGCTTAAATGGCGAACAAGAAGCACATTTAGTTGCGTTAGTGTGCAGTGATGCTCCAAACGGTCGCGCCCGATGGACAATGCGGCTACTAGCGGACCAAATGGTGCAATTGGGTTATGTCGAGTCAGTAAGTCATGAAACGGTGAGGCAAGCACTTAAAAAAACGA AACTTCAGCCTTGGAGACAGGAGTGCTGGGTGATTCCTCCTGAACAAAATGCTGAGTTTGTTTGCCAGATGGAGTCAGTGCTACAAGTGTATCAACAATGTTATCATCCTGACTTTCCCGTTGTCTGTCTCGATGAAGCCAGCAAACAACTTGTTAAAGAAACTGTTGAACCAGTTGCCGTAAAACAAAGACAACCCATGCGGCAGGATTACAAGTATGAACGCAACGGTACAGCGAATCTATTCATACTTTGTGAACCGATAGTAGGATGGCGACATTTAAAAGTTACTAAACGTCGAACAGCAGTGGATTATGCTTATCTGCTCAGGGATTTAGTAGATATCCATTATCCTGATGCCTTGTTGATTACAGTGGTGCAAGATAATCTTAATACCCATTCTCCCTCCTCCTTGTACAAAGCGTTTGAGCCTGCTGAGGCACGGCGTATTCTCAATCGCCTAGAGTTTTGTCACACTCCTAAGCATGGCAGTTGGCTGAATATGGCAGAGATAGAATTGAGCATTTTGGCACGTCAATGCTTGAATCGACGTATTCCAGAGTTTGCCGTGTTGCAAACTGAGGTAGCTGCCTGGCAAGAGCAACGCAATCATGAGCAGACTTGGATTAATTGGCGCTTCAACACCGCCGATGCACGGGTCAAACTGCATCGACTCTACCCCTCAATTAAAGCTTGA
- a CDS encoding MFS transporter: protein MLNIRKSFRWNTHQWFTLIAVCIASFQEPLATTMTVVALPDIEQTLNANFTELQWFINAYVLMFAAFVLTAGTLMDLFGRRLIFVIGMVLFTLGFLFCGLATDPLWLSISRGVLGIGAALSLGLPLLVHEFDGRDRASAFGIWGVAVCIGSAFGPLIGGVVNDILNWRWVFLINVPICVIVIALTLAQVRESRDPDARHIDWAGLITFTSMFSLLMFTLIEGNERGWTSPVIIGTLIATGVLLAAFLMAEGRQARPMFDLSLFRLPTFVGASTLAVVIAGTFFTLIVYLPIYFQGVLGYSATQAGLALVPMALPLLIMGPLAGKLAAYLPSRVFLSAGLVMISVGAVRMADINAYSGLSALLGGMILAGIGAGLINGELSNVAVSVVVPARSGMASGINHTMRQFGFGIGIAGLGAIFSYQIRASVLTSIANTPIGEGGQSSGLAKRVIAGDIDGAVSSLPLEVQSVFTQVAKVSFVSGMHRIFLVTAIVALIGAVLTFMLVRDRDVIQVSAKTKAPTDLSRD from the coding sequence CTAATCGCGGTCTGTATCGCTAGTTTCCAAGAACCGCTTGCAACCACTATGACGGTCGTTGCATTACCCGACATTGAGCAGACTCTCAATGCTAACTTCACCGAGTTGCAGTGGTTTATCAATGCCTATGTGCTGATGTTTGCTGCCTTTGTCTTAACTGCTGGAACGTTGATGGATTTATTTGGACGACGGCTAATTTTCGTCATCGGAATGGTTCTGTTCACTCTCGGTTTTCTCTTCTGTGGTTTAGCAACAGATCCACTATGGCTCAGTATTTCGCGGGGAGTGCTGGGTATTGGTGCGGCCCTTAGTCTAGGGCTACCGTTGCTCGTCCATGAGTTTGATGGTCGTGATCGCGCTAGCGCCTTCGGGATTTGGGGTGTAGCTGTGTGCATCGGTTCAGCCTTCGGTCCGTTGATTGGGGGAGTTGTAAATGATATCCTAAACTGGCGATGGGTTTTTCTAATTAATGTTCCGATTTGTGTGATTGTCATCGCGTTAACCTTAGCCCAAGTCAGAGAATCCCGCGATCCGGATGCCAGGCACATAGACTGGGCAGGCTTGATCACCTTCACTAGTATGTTTTCCCTGCTGATGTTTACGCTCATTGAAGGGAACGAACGAGGTTGGACCAGCCCCGTTATTATCGGTACGCTGATTGCCACAGGAGTATTGTTGGCTGCCTTCCTGATGGCTGAAGGTCGTCAAGCTCGTCCGATGTTCGATCTCAGCTTGTTTCGTCTACCAACATTCGTAGGAGCATCCACTCTTGCAGTTGTGATTGCAGGGACGTTTTTCACTCTTATCGTATATTTGCCCATTTACTTCCAGGGAGTCTTAGGCTACTCAGCGACTCAAGCAGGACTCGCGCTCGTGCCAATGGCTTTGCCGTTACTTATTATGGGACCTCTTGCTGGGAAACTGGCCGCTTATCTACCATCACGGGTTTTCCTCAGTGCAGGGCTTGTGATGATCTCAGTAGGAGCGGTGCGCATGGCAGATATTAACGCTTACTCAGGCTTATCCGCACTGCTGGGCGGCATGATTCTAGCAGGTATAGGAGCAGGGCTGATTAACGGAGAACTATCCAATGTTGCAGTCAGTGTGGTGGTTCCCGCTCGCAGTGGTATGGCTTCTGGTATCAACCACACGATGCGCCAATTTGGCTTTGGAATTGGCATTGCTGGGCTAGGAGCAATTTTCAGCTATCAAATTCGTGCTTCTGTGCTTACTTCGATTGCAAACACGCCCATTGGAGAAGGTGGACAAAGTTCAGGATTGGCAAAGAGAGTTATTGCAGGAGACATTGATGGCGCAGTTAGCTCTTTGCCCCTCGAAGTACAGAGTGTGTTTACTCAAGTTGCAAAAGTTAGCTTCGTTAGTGGGATGCACCGTATTTTCCTAGTTACTGCTATCGTTGCTCTGATTGGGGCAGTACTAACCTTCATGCTGGTACGAGATAGAGATGTCATCCAGGTATCAGCAAAAACGAAGGCTCCGACAGACTTATCCAGAGACTAA